One genomic window of Hemitrygon akajei chromosome 1, sHemAka1.3, whole genome shotgun sequence includes the following:
- the myd88 gene encoding myeloid differentiation primary response protein MyD88 codes for MSSCTKKVEESADSSASIDFYCVPLSALNVAVRKKLALFLNPRSVVAADWTELAEEMGFNYLEIRNYDRLENPTGKLLDEWGSREGSSVGKLLELLRKIEREDILEDLMTPIEKYCKEHLNKPVQVPSVDSSGPKSTCDTSGDTPKFFDAFICYCQADIWFVHEMIKQLEQTAYKLKLCVFDRDVLPGSCIWTISSELIEKRCKRMVAVISDDYLVSDDCDFQTKFALSLSPGARDKRLIPVKCKPIKKEFPSILRHITCCDYTNPNTKSWFWKRLAEALAQP; via the exons ATGTCAAGTTGCACGAAGAAAGTTGAGGAAAGTGCAGACTCGTCAGCGTCCATTGATTTCTACTGTGTCCCTCTGAGCGCTCTGAACGTCGCGGTGAGGAAGAAGCTGGCCCTCTTCCTCAATCCCAGGAGTGTGGTGGCGGCAGACTGGACGGAGCTCGCTGAGGAGATGGGTTTTAACTACCTCGAGATTAGGAACTACGACCGGTTAGAGAATCCTACCGGCAAACTGTTAGACGAATGGGGATCTAGAGAGGGTTCTTCCGTGggcaaattgctggagctgctgAGGAAGATAGAGCGAGAGGATATCCTTGAAGACCTCATGACACCGATTG AAAAGTACTGCAAAGAACACCTCAATAAACCCGTTCAGGTGCCATCAGTGGATAGTAGTGGCCCCAAGAGCACATGTGATACTTCAG GAGATACACCTAAATTTTTTGATGCCTTTATTTGCTATTGTCAAGCTGACATTTGGTTTGTTCATGAAATGATCAAGCAACTCGAACAGACTGCATACAAACTTAAGCTGTGTGTATTTGATCGTGATGTGCTGCCAGGGTCATGCATATGGACCATCTCTAGTGAGCTCATTGAGAAAAG GTGTAAAAGAATGGTGGCTGTAATTTCTGATGACTATTTGGTTAGCGACGATTGTGACTTTCAAACAAAGTTTGCTCTGAGTCTTAGTCCAG GTGCTCGAGACAAACGGCTGATCCCTGTCAAATGCAAACCGATCAAGAAAGAGTTTCCCAGTATTCTCCGCCATATTACTTGCTGTGATTACACAAACCCAAATACTAAATCGTGGTTCTGGAAGAGGCTTGCAGAGGCACTCGCACAGCCTTGA